The Schistocerca piceifrons isolate TAMUIC-IGC-003096 chromosome 5, iqSchPice1.1, whole genome shotgun sequence genome has a segment encoding these proteins:
- the LOC124797915 gene encoding actin-related protein 2/3 complex subunit 5-B: MAKNTSSSAFRKIDVDQYNEDNYREEEQVELQSTPIGPDEAEVGGLMNQGRYVDALKLVLKNAPLGSKNQQVKDNALNLTLRVLLSIKSSQIEEAVAALDRDLIDVLMKYVYRGFEMPSEGSSGHLLLWHEKAYAVGGVGSIMRVLSDTKRA, from the exons ATGGCGAAAAATACATCAAGTTCTGCGTTCCGGAAGATAGATGTTGATCAGTATAACGAGGATAATTATAGAGAGGAAGAGCAAGTTGAGTTACAGTCGACGCCCATCGGTCCGGATGAAGCAGAAGTCGGTGGCCTCATGAATCA AGGACGCTATGTGGATGCATTGAAATTAGTACTAAAGAATGCTCCATTAGGATCTAAAAATCAGCAAGTTAAG GACAATGCATTAAATTTGACATTGAGGGTATTATTGTCCATCAAGTCATCTCAAATAGAAGAAGCAGTTGCAGCCCTTGACAGAGACCTTATTGATGTCCTTATGAAGTACGTCTACAGAGGCTTCGAGATGCCATCAGAAGGGAGCAGTGGTCACTTACTGCTTTGGCATGAAAAGGCGTACGCTGTTGGAGGTGTTGGAAGCATTATGAGGGTGCTGTCTGACACAAAGAGAGCATAA